The window TCGTCGCGTACACGTTCCTGGGGTCGACCGGAGCGTCCTCGCCGACCAGCCCCGGCGTCAACGCCTCCTGGCACCGCGGGCACCGGGGCTCGAACCGCCCCGCGTCGAGGTCCGCCACGGTCCGGGGGCCGGGTCGCACGGTCCCGTGCCACTCGCAGGCGTACGAGCCCTCGCCGTACACCACCATCGACCCAGCCAGCACGAGCTGTCGTACTCCCGCGTCGGCCATGGCGGCGAGCAGCACCGCCGTACCGACGTCGTTGTGCGACACGTAGTCGACCGCGTCCGAGAACCCCTTCCCGAGCCCCACCATCGCCGCCTGATGACAGACGGCGTCCACGCCCGGCAGTGCGGCGGCGACCGCCGCCGCGTCGCGCACGTCCGGACCGTCGCGCAGGTCGAACACGACCGCCTCGTGCCCCCGCGCGGTCAGCGCCTCGACGACATGACACCCGATGAACCCGGCTCCGCCGGTGACCAGTACTCGCATACACGAGACGCTAGGACCACCAGCGCGTCGTGGGGCAGCCACGCGCCCATGACGTCACAGGCCCGTAAGACCTCGGCAGCCCTCGGACCTCACCCCCGCGGACCCGCGCGAGTGGCCGTCGCCATCGTCCGCACGATGTCCACGACAGGGCACGACGAGCGGCTGACGCACCGACCGGGACGGCGCCGGGCGCCGACGCTTCCGTTTGCGGCCCAAAGGGTCCTCGCGGGAGGGTTCGGGGGTGACCACCCTGCTGATCGTGCATCACACGCCCTCGCCCAACTGCCAGGCGATGTTCGAAGCCGTCGTCTCCGGCGCGAACGACCCGGAGATCGAGGGCGTACGCGTTGTCCGACGGGCGGCGCTGGCCGCCACGGCCGCCGACGTGCTGGCCGCCGACGGATACCTCCTCGGCACTCCGGCCAACCTGGGCTACATGTCCGGTGCCCTGAAGCACTTCTTCGACCAGGTCTACTACCCCTGCCTGGACGCGACACGAGGCCGACCCTTCGGCTTCTACGTCCACGGGGGCAACGACGTCACCGGAGCGGTGCGGGGCATCGAGTCGCTCACCAAGGGCCTGGGCTGGCAGCGTTCCGCCGAGGCCGTGACCGTGACGGGCGAGCCGAACAAGGCGGACATCGAGGCGTGCCGGGAGCTGGGGGCCACCCTCGCCGCGGGGCTGATGAGCTGACCGAGTCGCCCGGAAGGGATGGGCAGGCGGGTCGCACGGAGGAGCCGGTACAGGCGCCGAGCACGTCCGCGGCAGCCCTGGTCAGCGACCGGACCCGGCAATGCGGACCCCGCGCCACGCACCGGGGCGGCTGCGCCGCTCGGCGCAGGACCGGAACGAATCCGATGTCTGCGAGAGGCGGTGGGTGGACATGTCCGCCGACTGGGAATGGGACGAGACGCTGTTCGCGGGCACGGCGGCCCACTACCGGCGCGGAAGGCTGCCGTACGCCCCCGCCCTGGCGGACGTACTGGCCGAGACTCTCGGGCTCGACGGACGAGGAACCCTCATCGACGTGGGATGCGGGCCGGGCACCCTCGCGCTGACCCTGGCGCACCTGTTCGGCGGGATCGTCGGTGTGGACCCGGACCGCGGGATGATCGCCGAAGCCTCCCGCGAAGCCGCCGAGCGTGCCCTGACCGGGAAGGCGCGGTGGGTGCGGGCCCGGGCGGAGGATCTGCCCGCCGGTCTCGGCACGTTCAGCGTCGCGGCCTTCGGCCAGTCGTTCCACTGGATGGACCGCGAGCTGGTGGCCGCGACCATCCGGGACATGCTCCGGCCCGGCGGGGCGCTCGTGCACATCTCCGACCTCAAGTCGGAGACGAGGTCGGTCGACGGGCTTGGGCATCCGGCAGTGCCCGGTGCGGACTTGGAGGAGTTGGTCAGGCGCTATCTGGGGCCTGTCCGACGGGCCGGCCGAGGGGTGCTGCCGCGGGGAACGCCCGGCGATGAGGCTTCGGTGTTCGCCCGGGCGGGATTCGCCGGCCCCGAGCGTCATGTCGTCCCCGGCGGACAGGCACTGGAACGCACGAGTGACGACGTCGTCGCGGGGGTGTTCTCCATGTCGTTCTCGGCTCCGCACCTGTTCGGCCCGCGCCGCGACGACTTCGAGGCAGACCTGCGCCGGGTACTGCGGGAGGCGTCCCCCTCGGGTCTGTTCTCCGAACGCCTGCCGAGCACCGAGGTGTTCGTCTGGCGGAAGGGTCCTGCCGGGCCGACGTCTCCACCGGCCTCCTGAGCCCGCCAGGAAGGCATCCCACGGTCGGGCGATGAGGCGGGGGCTCCACGCCCACCCGCCGTTCATGATGATGAACACCAATCACCTACACGTCTATTGACGCCCCGCATCGCCAGCCTCTAACTTCCGGGAAAGCGCTTTCTCCCCTTGCGATGCAGTGTCCCCGTCATGCGACCGGTTCATGTATTCGAACCTGCAACTTTGCCACATGCGAGACCCCGGAACTACGGGGCCGGCACGCCTCACCGGCAGCTCGGGCGCACTGAACGTCCCACCGCACAGTTCCTCGGCACTCGTTCACCGAACTCCGGTCGGACGAGCCAAGCAACCTGGAGACGAACGATGCAACCGAGACCAGTGACAGCGTCCCTCGCCCTCGTGGCCGGCACACTCGTCGCACTCTCCGGCACCACGGCACACGCCGCGACCACCCGGTACGAGGCCGAGACCTCCCCGGCGATCTGCACAGGCACCATCGACTCCGACTGGGCCGGCTACACCGGCAGCGGGTTCTGCAACGGCACCAACGCGACCGGCGCCCACGCGCAGTTCACGGTGACCGCAGCCGCGTCAGGAACGGCGACGCTCAAGGTCCGGTTCGCCAACGGAACCACCGCCGCGCGGCCCGCGAGTCTCACGGTGAACGGCTCGGCGGCCACCTCGGTCTCGTTCGAGGGCACCGGCGCCTGGGGGACATGGGCGACGAAGACGCTCACCGTGCCGGTGACGGCGGGCAGCAACACCATCCGCCTCAGCCCCACCAACGCGGGCGGCCTGCCCAACATCGACCACCTCGACGCCGAGACGGGCGACACGACCCCGCCGCCGTCGAGCAGCGCGCTGTACGTGGCACCGGGCGGCACCGACAGCGCGGCCGGAACACAGTCGGCACCGACGACACTCACCTCGGCGATCACCCGCATCACACCCGGCGGGACGATCTACATGCGCGGCGGGACCTACCGGCCCTCGCAGACCATCACCATCCCGGCGGGCAACAACGGCACCGCGAGCGCCCGGACGAAACTCTCCGCCTATCCGGGTGAGACCCCGGTGCTGGACTTCTCGGCCCAGAGCGAGGACACGGCGAACCGCGGGCTGGCCGTCAACGGATCGTACTGGCACGTCTCCGGCATCGTCGTCGAGCGGGCCGGCGACAACGGCATCTTCGTCGGCGGCAGCAACAACGTCTTCGAGCGCACGGTGACCCGCTACAACCGGGACACGGGTCTGCAGCTCTCGCGGATGCTGTCCAGTACCCCCAAGGAACAGTGGCCGTCCAACAACCTCGTCCTCGGCGCGGAGTCGCACGACAACGCCGACTCGGACGGCGAGGACGCCGACGGATTCGCTGCGAAGCTCACCTCCGGCCCCGGCAACGTCTTCCGTTACGCGGTGGCCCACAACAACATCGACGACGGCTGGGACCTCTACACCAAGTCGGACACGGGAGCCATCGGCCCGGTGACGATCGAGGACTCCCTCGCCCTCGACAACGGCACCCTCAGCAACGGCGGCCAGGCCGGCAACGGCGACCGCAACGGCTACAAGCTCGGCGGCGAGGACATCGGGGTCAACCACGTCATCCGGCGCAACATCGCCTACAACAACGGCAAGCACGGGTTCACCTACAACAGGAACCTCGGCAGCATGACGGTGTCGGACAACGTCAGCATCGACAACGAGGAGCGCAACTACTCGTTCGACGCGGGCAGTTCGGTGTTCCGCGGCAACACGTCGTGCCGCGGAGGCAGCGGGACGAACGACAGGATCGTGGGCAACACCGACAGCTCGAACCAG of the Streptomyces aurantiacus genome contains:
- a CDS encoding class I SAM-dependent methyltransferase; the protein is MSADWEWDETLFAGTAAHYRRGRLPYAPALADVLAETLGLDGRGTLIDVGCGPGTLALTLAHLFGGIVGVDPDRGMIAEASREAAERALTGKARWVRARAEDLPAGLGTFSVAAFGQSFHWMDRELVAATIRDMLRPGGALVHISDLKSETRSVDGLGHPAVPGADLEELVRRYLGPVRRAGRGVLPRGTPGDEASVFARAGFAGPERHVVPGGQALERTSDDVVAGVFSMSFSAPHLFGPRRDDFEADLRRVLREASPSGLFSERLPSTEVFVWRKGPAGPTSPPAS
- a CDS encoding flavodoxin family protein; this translates as MTTLLIVHHTPSPNCQAMFEAVVSGANDPEIEGVRVVRRAALAATAADVLAADGYLLGTPANLGYMSGALKHFFDQVYYPCLDATRGRPFGFYVHGGNDVTGAVRGIESLTKGLGWQRSAEAVTVTGEPNKADIEACRELGATLAAGLMS
- a CDS encoding carbohydrate-binding protein, which codes for MQPRPVTASLALVAGTLVALSGTTAHAATTRYEAETSPAICTGTIDSDWAGYTGSGFCNGTNATGAHAQFTVTAAASGTATLKVRFANGTTAARPASLTVNGSAATSVSFEGTGAWGTWATKTLTVPVTAGSNTIRLSPTNAGGLPNIDHLDAETGDTTPPPSSSALYVAPGGTDSAAGTQSAPTTLTSAITRITPGGTIYMRGGTYRPSQTITIPAGNNGTASARTKLSAYPGETPVLDFSAQSEDTANRGLAVNGSYWHVSGIVVERAGDNGIFVGGSNNVFERTVTRYNRDTGLQLSRMLSSTPKEQWPSNNLVLGAESHDNADSDGEDADGFAAKLTSGPGNVFRYAVAHNNIDDGWDLYTKSDTGAIGPVTIEDSLALDNGTLSNGGQAGNGDRNGYKLGGEDIGVNHVIRRNIAYNNGKHGFTYNRNLGSMTVSDNVSIDNEERNYSFDAGSSVFRGNTSCRGGSGTNDRIVGNTDSSNQFWSGTNGSRCSSYSGALKWSFAADGRLVVTFGGNQVTP